The following are encoded in a window of Roseimaritima ulvae genomic DNA:
- a CDS encoding RNA polymerase sigma factor encodes MSEEAELIDAALEGDTEAFGRLVQTHQDRLFGAMLQVTRSAEEAEDVVQEAFVRAYVKLHTFQRNSRFFTWLYRIAFNSALSRRRRKRATISLDQTREVTGIEPIDVVDAPDERMLQGERVNMVRAALDRLSDEHRAIMVLRELENHAYEDIAEILEISIGTVRSRLNRARTQLRQTLEAMRQAEEPSEEP; translated from the coding sequence GTGAGCGAAGAGGCGGAATTAATCGACGCCGCCCTGGAGGGGGATACCGAAGCGTTCGGACGCTTGGTGCAGACGCATCAGGACCGCCTGTTTGGTGCCATGCTGCAAGTCACGCGATCGGCCGAGGAAGCCGAGGATGTGGTCCAAGAGGCCTTCGTGCGGGCGTACGTCAAACTGCACACTTTCCAGCGAAACAGCCGCTTTTTCACCTGGTTGTACCGCATCGCCTTTAATAGCGCGTTGTCCCGGCGACGCCGCAAACGAGCCACCATTTCGCTCGATCAAACCCGCGAAGTGACGGGCATCGAGCCCATCGATGTGGTCGACGCCCCGGATGAGCGAATGCTGCAGGGCGAACGCGTCAACATGGTCCGCGCGGCCCTCGATCGACTGTCCGACGAACATCGGGCGATCATGGTCTTGCGGGAATTGGAGAATCATGCCTATGAGGATATCGCGGAAATTCTAGAAATCTCCATCGGCACCGTCCGCAGCCGGCTGAACCGAGCTCGCACCCAACTGCGGCAGACGCTCGAAGCCATGCGGCAAGCCGAGGAACCCAGCGAAGAACCCTAG